From the genome of Miscanthus floridulus cultivar M001 chromosome 10, ASM1932011v1, whole genome shotgun sequence, one region includes:
- the LOC136488312 gene encoding cytochrome P450 87A3-like: MEAGLLVLCCVTVVIGWLLHSAYKWVCPPCKGRLPPGSMGFPIIGETLQFMKASQSIDMPSYHRQRLKRYGPVFKTSLVGHPLIVSLDPEFNRFIFQQEGKLFRIWYPDEGMSIIGKKSIIAFTGAAHKFIRSFTSKLFGLENLKEALIQELEDTMEQGFATWAAKPSIEVNDAIADISMIFNLIAKKMIGIGPEESTELRQNLEAFFKGIVSFPIYFPGTSFHKCMKGRRSVLKKLSDLLRDRLSTPEKKHGDLLDLLVEELQSEKPMIDEAFGIDVIAGLLIASFAPISGTLTLGLKLLSDNPKVIAMIKEEHEVIVKKREDPNSGFTWEDYRSLTFTTQVMNEINWMSSPSPGIFRKTLTDVQVNGYTIPAGWLVMISPMASHLNPTLFEDPLKFNPWRWTVSNKKNTSLFRSQLRNLMPFGGGMRLCVGAEFSKLFISLFLQVLVPKYRWIEIKGGGVTRVGEMMIPQGYHIQLVPTTK; the protein is encoded by the exons ATGGAGGCAGGTTTGCTGGTTCTCTGTTGTGTTACGGTTGTGATTGGATGGTTACTTCACTCGGCCTACAAATGGGTGTGTCCCCCATGCAAGGGGAGACTTCCTCCTGGCTCCATGGGCTTCCCCATTATTGGCGAGACCCTCCAATTCATGAAAGCAAGCCAGTCTATCGACATGCCAAGCTACCACCGCCAACGGCTGAAGAG GTACGGCCCCGTGTTCAAGACCAGCCTTGTGGGGCATCCTCTCATCGTTTCCCTTGATCCGGAGTTCAACCGGTTCATCTTCCAGCAAGAGGGCAAGTTGTTCAGAATTTGGTACCCGGACGAAGGAATGAGCATAATAGGCAAGAAGAGCATCATCGCATTCACCGGCGCTGCCCACAAGTTCATCCGCAGCTTCACATCCAAGCTCTTTGGCCTTGAAAACCTCAAGGAAGCGCTCATCCAAGAGTTGGAGGACACCATGGAGCAGGGCTTCGCGACGTGGGCCGCCAAGCCTAGCATCGAGGTGAACGATGCCATAGCAGATATAAGT ATGATATTTAATCTGATCGCCAAGAAAATGATCGGCATCGGTCCTGAGGAGTCAACAGAGTTGAGACAGAATTTGGAAGCCTTCTTCAAGGGGATCGTCTCCTTCCCTATATACTTTCCTGGGACATCGTTTCACAAGTGTATGAAG GGAAGGAGAAGTGTGCTTAAAAAATTGAGTGATTTGCTGAGAGATAGACTAAGTACACCTGAGAAGAAACACGGTGATCTTCTTgacctacttgttgaagaactacAGAGTGAAAAGCCCATGATAGATGAAGCTTTTGGTATCGACGTAATCGCTGGCCTGTTGATTGCCAGCTTTGCGCCAATATCAGGAACCCTCACCCTAGGCCTTAAGTTGCTCAGTGATAACCCTAAAGTTATTGCAATGATCAAG GAGGAGCATGAAGTAATAGTGAAGAAACGAGAAGACCCAAATTCAGGGTTCACATGGGAGGATTACAGGTCCTTGACATTCACTACACAG GTTATGAATGAGATTAATTGGATGAGTAGCCCCTCACCTGGAATTTTCAGGAAAACTCTCACAGATGTGCAAGTGAATG GCTACACAATCCCTGCCGGGTGGCTAGTCATGATAAGCCCTATGGCGTCTCATCTGAACCCAACACTGTTCGAAGATCCACTCAAATTCAATCCATGGAGGTGGACGGTTAGTAACAAAAAAAACACTTCATTATTTCGCTCGCAA CTGAGGAATCTCATGCCATTTGGAGGTGGCATGAGGCTTTGTGTGGGGGCAGAATTTAGCAAGCTTTTTATTTCCCTCTTCCTCCAGGTCTTAGTGCCAAAGTACAG ATGGATTGAGATAAAAGGAGGAGGAGTAACACGTGTTGGAGAGATGATGATTCCTCAGGGTTACCACATCCAACTTGTTCCTACGACCAAATGA
- the LOC136485007 gene encoding cytochrome P450 87A3-like translates to MEGGLLANRSYAVLCCVTVVIGWLLHWAYRWVCPPCKGRLPPGSMGFPIIGETLQYMKVSPSIDIPSFFRQRLKSCYKYIYRYGPMFKTCLAGQPIVVSLDPELNRFIFQQEGKLFRIWYPQTANTIFGKKSITIFTGPVHKFIRSFASKLFGPENLKESLIQELEDAMKQHFAAWAAKPSVEVNNAIADLIFVLVAKKIIGIAPEESKELRKYYDDFFNGVLCFPIYFPGTTFYKCMKGKRNVEEKLTQLLKHRLSTPEKKHGDLLDLLVEELRSEKPLIDEVFAIDALSGLLFGSFVTISGTLTVGLKLLKDNPEVVKTLKEEHEAILKKREDMNSGFTWQEYKSMTFTSQVMNEITRISNIAPGIFRKTLTDVQVNGYTIPAGWLVMISPMVGHLNPTLFEDPLKFNPWRWTTQDKEKQSIQQRNLMPFGGGTRLCLGAEFAKLFISLFLHVLVPNYRWIEIKGGEVSRVGEMVVPHGYHIQLVRRT, encoded by the exons ATGGAAGGAGGTTTGCTGGCCAATCGATCATACGCAGTTCTATGTTGTGTTACGGTGGTGATTGGATGGTTACTTCACTGGGCTTACAGATGGGTGTGTCCACCATGCAAGGGGAGGCTCCCTCCTGGCTCCATGGGCTTCCCCATTATTGGCGAGACCCTCCAATACATGAAAGTTAGCCCTTCTATCGACATCCCCAGCTTCTTCCGCCAACGACTGAAGA GTTGCTACAAATATATATACAGGTACGGCCCCATGTTCAAGACCTGCCTGGCGGGGCAGCCTATCGTGGTTTCCCTTGATCCAGAGTTGAACCGGTTCATCTTCCAGCAAGAGGGCAAGTTGTTCAGAATTTGGTACCCGCAGACAGCAAACACCATATTCGGCAAGAAGAGCATCACCATATTCACAGGTCCCGTCCACAAGTTCATCCGCAGTTTTGCGTCCAAGCTTTTTGGCCCTGAAAACCTCAAGGAATCGCTCATCCAAGAGCTAGAGGATGCCATGAAGCAGCACTTCGCAGCGTGGGCAGCCAAGCCTAGCGTTGAGGTGAACAATGCCATCGCAGAT TTGATATTTGTTCTTGTGGCCAAGAAGATCATCGGCATCGCTCCGGAGGAGTCAAAAGAGTTGAGGAAGTATTACGATGACTTCTTCAATGGGGTGCTATGTTTCCCCATATACTTTCCTGGGACAACATTTTACAAGTGCATGAAG GGGAAGAGAAATGTGGAAGAAAAATTGACTCAACTCCTGAAACATAGGCTAAGTACACCTGAGAAGAAACACGGCGACCTTCTTGACCTCCTTGTTGAAGAACTACGAAGTGAAAAGCCACTGATAGATGAGGTTTTTGCTATAGACGCACTATCTGGTCTCTTGTTTGGCAGCTTTGTAACGATATCAGGAACCCTCACCGTGGGTCTTAAGTTGCTCAAAGACAACCCCGAAGTTGTCAAAACTCTCAAG GAGGAGCACGAAGCAATACTGAAGAAACGAGAAGACATGAATTCTGGGTTCACATGGCAGGAGTACAAGTCCATGACATTCACTTCTCAG GTTATGAATGAGATTACACGGATCAGTAATATTGCACCTGGAATTTTCAGGAAAACTCTGACAGATGTGCAAGTGAATG GCTATACAATCCCTGCCGGGTGGCTAGTTATGATTAGCCCCATGGTGGGTCATCTAAACCCAACGCTGTTTGAGGATCCACTCAAATTCAATCCATGGAGGTGGACG ACAcaggacaaggaaaaacaaagcATTCAGCAGAGGAATTTGATGCCATTTGGAGGAGGCACAAGGCTTTGTCTTGGGGCAGAGTTTGCCAAGCTTTTCATTTCACTTTTCCTCCACGTTTTAGTGCCAAACTACAG ATGGATTGAGATAAAAGGAGGAGAAGTATCACGCGTTGGGGAGATGGTGGTTCCTCACGGCTATCATATCCAACTTGTTCGTAGGACCTAA